DNA sequence from the Bradyrhizobium sp. CIAT3101 genome:
CAGTCGCTCGGCGTCGGCGCGCAGTTCGGCGGAAAATATTTCTGCCACGACGTGCGCGTGATCCGCATGCCGCGCCACGGCGCCTCGCTGCCGATCGGGCTCGGCGTGTCCTGCTCAGCCGACCGCCAGGTGCTCGGCAAGATCACCAAGGACGGCGTCTATCTCGAGGAGCTCGAGCACAACCCCGCGCAATATCTGCCGCAGGTCGAGGAGTCGCTCGGCGGCGAGGTCGTCAAGATCGACCTCAACCAGCCGATGAAGGACATCCTTGCGACGTTCTCCAAGAACCCGATCAAGACCCGGGTCTCGATGACCGGCACCATGATCGTCGCGCGCGATAGCGCCCATGCGAAGCTGCGCGAGCGGCTCGAGAAGGGCGAGCCGCTGCCGGATTACTTCAAGAACCATCCGGTCTATTACGCCGGTCCCGCCAAGACGCCCGAGGGCTACGCCTCCGGCGCGTTCGGCCCGACCACGGCGGGCCGCATGGACTCCTTCGTCGACCAGTTCCAGGCCGCGGGCGGCTCGATGGTGATGGTGGCCAAGGGCAATCGCGCGCCTGCCGTGCGCGAGGCCTGCAAGAAATATGGCGGCTTCTATCTCGGCTCGATCGGCGGTGCGGCGGCGAACCTCGCCGAGCACTGCATCAAGAAGGTCGAGGTGCTCGAATATCCCGAGCTCGGCATGGAAGCGATCTGGCGCATCGAAGTCGTCGACTTCCCGGCCTTCATCATCATCGATGATAAGGGGAACGACTTCTTCAAGGAATTGAATCTGGGCTAGCCTGCTTTCACCTCTCCCCGCTTGCGGGGAGAGGTGAAAGAGCTAGCTGCAATTCGTGACCTGGTTGGAGCACAGCGCGCGCCACCAGCCGCGGACGCCGTCCTCGCTCTCGACCAGGCCCCAGAGGCCACTGCACGCAAAGATGCGCTTCGGCCCGCCGTCGGTGTCGATCGCGCCGCCGAGCTCGCGCTGGGCAGGCATCCATTTGGCATCGACGAACGGCGCCTGAAACAGGCCGCCCATGCGCGTTGCGCCATTGGCGTAGGACGCGCCGACTTTGTTGGAAGCGACCCAGCCGCGGCCCGCGTAAGGCTTCGGCGCGCTGTGCGGATACCGCTTCTCGTCCTCGTAATCCTTGCCGGGCGGCCTCGCGCCTTCGATCAGGAACCAGCCGTCCCGAAAGCCGATGATGCGGAATTCGGTGAGCCAGCCGCCATCGGGCGTGTTCTCGGCGCCGCCAAGCTTGAGCCGGTAAGGCGGCGGCAGGGTCCCGAGCACGCGCGCCTTCGCTGAAGGCTCGGCGCGGACGTTGAGGCCGTTCGGATCCTTGTCGATCGACCAGGCGCCGAGATCGCAGGGCTCGGTACGTTCGGGCAGTGTTGCCCGCTTGGCGGCGAGATCGGCATGCAATTTTGCGAAATCGGTGTCGTCGTTGTCAGGATCCGGCGCGGCACGCGGCTTCAGTTCGGCTGACAGTGCACGCGTTGCATCCGGCGTCAGCGTGACGACGAGGGCCTGGCGCGCGGCGAACACGCTTGCCGGTGTCTTCGGATCGTTCGACGACGCAGGATAGACGGCGAGATAGCCGGTCGAACCTTCGGTCTTGTAGGCGG
Encoded proteins:
- a CDS encoding SH3 domain-containing protein — encoded protein: MRALHRIAAVILCVAAQAARADDTQPAWRASALAMVPAGYVAGTAYKTEGSTGYLAVYPASSNDPKTPASVFAARQALVVTLTPDATRALSAELKPRAAPDPDNDDTDFAKLHADLAAKRATLPERTEPCDLGAWSIDKDPNGLNVRAEPSAKARVLGTLPPPYRLKLGGAENTPDGGWLTEFRIIGFRDGWFLIEGARPPGKDYEDEKRYPHSAPKPYAGRGWVASNKVGASYANGATRMGGLFQAPFVDAKWMPAQRELGGAIDTDGGPKRIFACSGLWGLVESEDGVRGWWRALCSNQVTNCS